The DNA region GACGGCGTGGGAAGGCTGCTCGACCTGCTGGACGAGAGCGGCACCGCCGACGACACGCTGATCTTCTTCACCAGCGACAACGGCGCGCCCCTTGCGCTCACCCAGCCAGACAAACGCCCCATCGATAGCTTCGACGCGTCGTGGGACGGATCGCTTAACGATCCTTGGATCGGCGAGAAGGGGATGCTCTCCGAAGGGGGGATCCGCGTCCCCTTCCTCGTGCGCTGGCCGGCGCAGCTCCCGGCCGGCAGGGTGTACCCAGAGCCTGTCAGCTCGCTCGACATCGCCGCGACCGCCCTCGCCGCGGCGGGCGCCGAGGATCGCTCCGGTCTGGACGGCGTCGACATCTGTTCCTTTCTAGCCGGCGACACCGCTGGGCCGCCGCACGACTACCTGTTCTGGCGGTTCTGGTCGCAGGCGGCGGTCCGGTCCGGCAAGTGGAAGTACCTGACCGCGGGCGACGGCGCACGCGCGTTCCTGTTTGACCTCACGTCCGACGAACACGAGTGCCAAAATCTCCTCGAAGAGAACCCGCAGACGGCAGCGCGGCTTCGAAGGGCGCTCGAGGGCTGGGCGTCGGAGCTCCGCCCGGCCGGCATCCCTTCCGGGCCGATGAACCCCCAAGAGCAAGCCTGGTACTCTCACTATTTCCCAACGGCGCCGGAGTAAGAGCCAAGAATAGCAAAGGCGCGGCCTGATTTAGGACTTTGAGCGTTCCGCCTCTGGCCACAAGGTTGGCAGCCACACAGAATTAGATTCAGCCTAACAGGCGTTGGCGTCCCCCAATCTCTTGGGCTGATGGCTGAACTCCTCTCGTGAATCAACGAATTGCAACGAATGAACTCTGTGAGCCTGCTGCTGACGACGAGTTGCCTTTTCGCCGGCCTCCATGCCGCGGGCGGCGCTCAGGCGGGCGCTCAGGCCGCCGATTGGCGAGTCGAGGGGCTGCGGTGCGACTTCTCTGTCGACCCGCTCGGCGTTGACTCTTCGCACCCACGGCTCTCCTGGCGACTGCAGAGCTCCCTGCGGGCGCAACGGCAGTCTGCCTGGCGCGTGCTGGTTGCTACCAGCCGCGATCGGTTAGACGAAGAACAGGGTGACTTATGGGATTCGGGCAAGCAGGCCTCCGAGGAATCGCTCCACCACCCCTACGACGGCGCCCCGCTTTGCTCATCTCAGCAGGTCTTCTGGAAGGTGCGGGCCTGGGACCAAGACGACCGGCCTAGCCCTTGGAGCCAATCGGCGACCTGGACGATGGGGGTCCTCGACGCAGACGAATGGCGTGGTGAATGGATCGTGGCGCCGTGGCAGACTGAGTCCCTGCTCGTACGCAACGATTTCGAAGTCGACAAGGACCTCAAGCGGGCCATCGTCCACGTTTGTGGACTGGGGCATTTCGAGATGACCCTCAACGGCGTCAAGTCGGGGAAGGGCCTCTTAGCGCCGGGTTGGACCAAGTACAACAAGACCTGTCTCTACGAAACGCACGACGTGACGGCGTTGCTCCGCCAAGGGAAGAACGCGATCGGCGTCGCCCTTGGAGATGGGATGCACCACACCGAGCGGCGCAACCGCTTCAGCAAGTTTCAGAACACTTTTGGGCCGCAGCGGCTGATTGCGCAGATCGAGCTTGAGTACGCGGACGGCCGACGCGAGATTGTGGCTACGGACGCATCGTGGCGGGTCGACCCCGGGCCGACGACGTACAACGACATCTTTGGGGGCGAGGACTTCGACGCTCGGCGGGTTGAGCCTGGCTGGGACACTGCTGGGTTCGACGAATCCCACTGGGCCAACGCCGTCCCGCTGGTCCGACCCAGCGGAGAGCTTCGGGGAAGCTCACTCTCTGCGCTTCCGATCACCGCGATCGAAACAAAGCCGCCCGTCGCAGTCAAACGCCTCAGCCCGACGCGCGACGTCGTCGACTTCGGGCAGAACACGTCGTACATGCCACGGATCAGGGTCACAGGAAAGGCCGGGGGCGTAGTGCGGCTGACACACGCCGAGGTCGTGCACGACGACGGCACGATCAACCGCGACACCTGTGGTGGCAACCGCGGCCCAGCGTACTGGCAGTACACGAAGGCGACCGATGATGAAGAAACGTGGTTTCCGCGGTTCTTTTACGCCGGCTGCCGGTACCTGCAGGTCGACAAGAGCCCCGCAGAGCCCGGAGACGAGCCGCCGGAGCTGGCAGGGATAGAAGGGGTCGTGGTGCATTCAACCGCCGAGCCGATCGGCGAGTTCGCTTGCTCGAACGAGCTGCTTGACCGCATCCGCACGCTGGTCCGCTGGGCGCAACGATCGAACATGGTCTCGGTGCTCACCGATTGCCCGCACCGCGAGAAGCTCGGCTGGCTGGAGCAGTACCACCTGAACGGCCCGGGTGTGCGTTACGAGTTCGACGCCTCGCGCATCTTCGTCAAGTCGATGCGCGACATGGCCGACTGCCAGCTTGAATCTGGGCTGGTTCCCAACATCGCCCCAGAGTACGTCGAGTTCCCCGGGACCTTCCGCGCCGCTGCGGAGTGGGGTTCGGCGGTGATCCTGGTTCCGTGGCAGCACTACCAGGCGACGGGGGACGAACGTCTGCTGCGGGAGTATTACGGCGTCATGCAGCGGTACCTTGCCTACCTTGGCTCCAAAGCCTCCGGGCACATTGTGGAGGAAGGCTTGGGGGATTGGTACGACATGACCGAGGGGGAGCGCCCGGGGGTTTCAAAGCTCACGCCGCCCCCCTTTACGGCAACGGCGTTCTACTACCTCGACGCCAAGACAATGGCTCAGATCGCGCAACTCCTGGGCAACCACGCGGACGCCGCCACATTTAGCGAGGTGGCCGAGGAGATCCGTTCGGCGTGGCTCGCCAAGTTCCGCACGACTGAGGGGGGCTACGGGACCGGCTCGCAATGCTCCAACGCCATTGCGTTGGTGATGGGGTTGGCGCTTCCCGACGACCGCGGGTCGATCTTAGAGGCGCTGGTGCGCGACGTACGCGCACACGGCAACGCCCCGACCGCGGGGGATGTCGGCTTCCGCTACGTGTTGCAAGCGTTGGCGCAGAACGGACGGTCCGACGTGATCTACGACATGGTCAACCAGCAAGATCGCCCGGGGTATGGTTATCAGCTC from Pirellulimonas nuda includes:
- a CDS encoding family 78 glycoside hydrolase catalytic domain, translating into MNSVSLLLTTSCLFAGLHAAGGAQAGAQAADWRVEGLRCDFSVDPLGVDSSHPRLSWRLQSSLRAQRQSAWRVLVATSRDRLDEEQGDLWDSGKQASEESLHHPYDGAPLCSSQQVFWKVRAWDQDDRPSPWSQSATWTMGVLDADEWRGEWIVAPWQTESLLVRNDFEVDKDLKRAIVHVCGLGHFEMTLNGVKSGKGLLAPGWTKYNKTCLYETHDVTALLRQGKNAIGVALGDGMHHTERRNRFSKFQNTFGPQRLIAQIELEYADGRREIVATDASWRVDPGPTTYNDIFGGEDFDARRVEPGWDTAGFDESHWANAVPLVRPSGELRGSSLSALPITAIETKPPVAVKRLSPTRDVVDFGQNTSYMPRIRVTGKAGGVVRLTHAEVVHDDGTINRDTCGGNRGPAYWQYTKATDDEETWFPRFFYAGCRYLQVDKSPAEPGDEPPELAGIEGVVVHSTAEPIGEFACSNELLDRIRTLVRWAQRSNMVSVLTDCPHREKLGWLEQYHLNGPGVRYEFDASRIFVKSMRDMADCQLESGLVPNIAPEYVEFPGTFRAAAEWGSAVILVPWQHYQATGDERLLREYYGVMQRYLAYLGSKASGHIVEEGLGDWYDMTEGERPGVSKLTPPPFTATAFYYLDAKTMAQIAQLLGNHADAATFSEVAEEIRSAWLAKFRTTEGGYGTGSQCSNAIALVMGLALPDDRGSILEALVRDVRAHGNAPTAGDVGFRYVLQALAQNGRSDVIYDMVNQQDRPGYGYQLKQGATALTEGWDANTQASHNHFMLGHITEWFYKDLVGIGCDPAGPGYKRIYIKPSPVGDLKWAEATHHCVRGPIHVRWQRDAERLVLEVDVPANTTATVFVPADSAESVLESGTPASSSHGVTLVRIEGDRVLFEVGSGSYHFEVARGR